Part of the Sphingobacterium sp. LZ7M1 genome, CCCAACATTTGCACTAATGCCCGATAGAAGCACAAATGTTGAATTTATAACTATCAGCCCCACTATTGCCAATACGATGTTGGTGGCTGGGCTTCTTTCAAAAGAACTCGTCTAATAATATATAAAACTCTATTTTATTTTTGTTTGGCTTATCAAGTCCATATACCTTGTAAAATATGTCAACCATTTCTGGTCTAAAATTATCTCGTATGTTTCTAACAGCAAGTGCAATATCTTGATATTTATCTGTTATACCTCCATTGCCAATGTCTATAAAACCACTTAAGTTATGATTGTCAAAAATTAAGTTGTCAAAACAGTAATCTCCGTGTGTAAACACTAATTCATAGTCTGATGGCTTTATGCTTAATAATTTCACAAATAGTTCTTCGGGGCTGTAAGTTTGATTTTCGGGTTGTAAGTCTGTAAAATCAATTAACCCACTATCTAAATTAAATCTTGCTTTTGAAATTTTCAAGTCAAGGTGTTGAACCAACGCAGTATTGTCAATTTTCAAAGAATGAAGTTTTTTCAATGATATTGCATATTGCTTAATAATTTCTTCAGTTTCTATTTTATCAAAATAATATTCAAGAGTTTTTCCTTGCAGTTCCGTCATACATAACAATTCAAAGTCGCTTAATTGTTCATAAAAAATAATCTTAGGAACTGGAATTTTTCCGTCAAGCCATAAATAATTTTGATAATCGTATTTGAGGTTTACATTATGGTTACTATAAATTTGTTTTTTGAGAATAAAACTCTTTGATTCATCTGTCGTAACCCTGAACAATTCAGCATTTGTTGAACCACCTGAAATTTGTGTGGTAGTATAATTTCCAAAATATTTGTCAAGTTGATTTTTTACGTCTTTACTGATGTCCATTTGCTGTGTCTTTTAGCCTTGCCACCAACGTTTGGGTATTTCTGTTGGCGGGGATTATTATAATTAGTTTTTGTAAATATAACAAAAAGAACAACTCGCGAAAATCTTTATGATGTATACTTCAACCCCGCTAACAGAAATACCGTGTTGTGCGCAGTATTTTTTAATTTCAAGGGAGTTTTAGTGCTTTTAATAGTCAGTCAGACAGTTAAAAAGATATTGAATTCATGCAGTTTTGCACGTTTGTTTTTAGCAGAAATAGTTTTCTGAAGTTTAGTCCAGGACGCTAAGTGCAAAGTAGGGGAGTCAGATCAGTAGTTTTGGAAAAGTCAGTGCGGTTTTTTAAGCGGCAATCCTCAGTTCGGTTATTTTTCCAAAGGTAAATTCAGATTCAGAATTCAGCCAGCAAAAAAGTCAGTTCAGAGTTAAAAAAATCTCATAAATTTTGTTTGAAAGTCGCGGCGGTAATATTGCGCACAATGGCTCGGCGAATTGGCGAAGTAGCGAAGCTGTATCGAAGATACAAAAGCGGAGCTATTTAGCCAAGTCGCTTGTTGTAAGCAGTCCGCGAAGCGGCGGCTTACGGCAAGCGACGTAAGTCGCCGAGCCATTGTTAGCAAGGAGCGCAGCGGATTGCTAACAACGGGCCGCGGCTTGGCGATAGTGGCGGATTAGAAAGCCAATACTTTCAATCTTTCACTAACTTGAGCAACAGCTTTTTATTATTTACTAAATTAACAAAAAAGGAAATATAAAAAGCTGTTGCGACAAAAAATGTACGAACTTTCTATATTTCCCATAACCCGCCATTTCGCCAAACCGATGTTAGCGGTAGTTTTTTCTTATTTCATGTAGGATTTCTTTCATTTTTGGTTCAATATTTAGTTCGTCAAATAGTTTTTCCGATAAATTTAATGAGTTTTCAAAAGCTAAAATTATATTTTTAGGATTTAAATCCGATGTTACTGTTTTATACGCAAAATACCAAGTCGTATCAATATCCTTTTCAAGACTTTTAGTTGGACTTTCCCAATGTTGGGTTTTGTTTGTTCTTGCTCTAATAAGCCAAAGCAAATATTTCTGAACATTTGATAAACTATGATGAGCATGAGCAAATTCTTCTCGCTTAATTAAGTTGCTTGTTGTCAGTATAACATTCAGTAATGATTGACTTAACCACAAGATGTTTTCATTTGTTATTCTTTCGGGCGATTTCGTTTTGATTTGATTTAGTGTTTTCGTTAAATGTCCGTCTTTGTCGATTAGGTTCATTTGGTCAAAATCGCTAAATGCAACAATTCCGTCCCAAGATTTGATAATTTCAATTTCCTCCGTTTTTAAAAAATGAAATTCGCCTCTGACCATATTCTCAAAAATAGCAACTTCGCTTCCATATTCATTTGTAAAATATAATGCCACAGGATGAATTTGATTTACCCATTTTTCCGACGAGAAATTTTCTTTATTTTTTAAAAAGATGTAAAATTCGATATCAGAATATTTATCTCCTTCGCTTTTAGTAAATGAACCATACATAAAAACAGCGGAAACATTTTCGTCTTGTTGAGCTATAGATTTTGTTTTGTTAATCATTTGTAACTGCGTCATTTCTTCTAATTTTTAAAAGTTGATAATAGAAATTCTCACTGCTTTTTGAAAGCAATAAAAAAGTTTCACTTTTTTTATTTTGAACAGTTACTTATAGCTTCATCGGATTATATTTTTTTATGTTCAACATTCTGTTTGGTAAAATTACCGCTAATGGCTCGGCGAATTGGCGAAGTAGCGAAGCTGTATCGAAGATACAAAAGCGGAGCTATTTAGCCAAGTCGCTTGTTGTAAGCAGTCCGCGAAGCGGCGGCTTACGGCAAGCGAC contains:
- a CDS encoding APH(3') family aminoglycoside O-phosphotransferase — encoded protein: MDISKDVKNQLDKYFGNYTTTQISGGSTNAELFRVTTDESKSFILKKQIYSNHNVNLKYDYQNYLWLDGKIPVPKIIFYEQLSDFELLCMTELQGKTLEYYFDKIETEEIIKQYAISLKKLHSLKIDNTALVQHLDLKISKARFNLDSGLIDFTDLQPENQTYSPEELFVKLLSIKPSDYELVFTHGDYCFDNLIFDNHNLSGFIDIGNGGITDKYQDIALAVRNIRDNFRPEMVDIFYKVYGLDKPNKNKIEFYILLDEFF
- the lnu(H) gene encoding lincosamide nucleotidyltransferase Lnu(H), whose protein sequence is MTQLQMINKTKSIAQQDENVSAVFMYGSFTKSEGDKYSDIEFYIFLKNKENFSSEKWVNQIHPVALYFTNEYGSEVAIFENMVRGEFHFLKTEEIEIIKSWDGIVAFSDFDQMNLIDKDGHLTKTLNQIKTKSPERITNENILWLSQSLLNVILTTSNLIKREEFAHAHHSLSNVQKYLLWLIRARTNKTQHWESPTKSLEKDIDTTWYFAYKTVTSDLNPKNIILAFENSLNLSEKLFDELNIEPKMKEILHEIRKNYR